A region of the Mesoterricola sediminis genome:
CCTTCGCGGCCCAGGGCGTGACGATCTCGCCCACCAAGGAATACAACAAGCAGTACTTCATCTTCGCCCTCGGCCTCGACTACCACTTCTAAAGGACGGTTCCGCAATGAACAGGAAAGCATTCCCCCTCGCCGCCGGAAGCATCCTCTTCGCGTTGCTGACCGGCTGCAGCCTCAGCTCCCCGGAGGGGCCGAAGGCCGTGGGCGACCCGGCCGACGGCGCCACCCTCACCCTCCTCCAGACCACGGACGTCCACCACCACGCGGCGGGCACCGGACCCATGTCCGCCACGGACATCGGGGCCACCGGCGGATACGCCCGGGTGGCGGCCTACGTCAACGCCGTGCGGGCCGCCTCGGGCACCACCCCCGTGGTGCTGGTCGACTCCGGCGACTGGACCATGGGCACCCTCTACGACCTCACGGACAGCGCGCAGCCCATGGGCACCTTCTTCCTGGACACCCTGCGCTACGACTGCGCGGCCCTGGGCAACCACGAGTTCGACTACACGCCCAAGGGCCTGGCCTCCATCCTGAGCGTCTCCCAGGCCAAGTTCGGCTTCCGCACGCCCCTCGTGGCCTCCAACACGGTCCTCAACGGCAACGCCGACCTGGCCCCCTACTGGGGGACCGCCGTCCACGCCACCTACACCAAGACCCTCCCGAACGGCCTGAAGGTGGGCTTCTTCGGGCTCATGGGCAAGGAGGCCGCGGCGGCCGCGCCCGCGGCGGCGCCGGTCACCTTCACGGACTACAGCGCCAACTGGACCTTCGTCCAGAACATCGTCAACGACCTGCGCAACACCCAGGGCTGCCACGTGGTGGTCGCGCTCTCGCACGCGGGCACCGACGTGGCCACCGGCGGCGCCACGGGCGAGGACATCACCCTGGCCCAGCACGTGACCGGCATCGACATCATCGCCTCCGGCCACACCCACAACCCCTCCCCGGACGCCAGCGCGGCCCGCGCGGTGACCAACGGCGCCTGGACCACCCAGGTGATCTGCGCCGGCGCGTATTCCGCCAACGTGGCCCGGGTGGACCTGGCCTGGCACAAGACCGCCAAGAACACGACCCTGACCGCCTCCTCCAACAAGGCCATGACCGACGCCTCCCTGGCGGGCCTCGGCGTGAACCCGCCCCGGGACGGGGCCCAGACCGTGTTCGTGGGCCAGGCCGACGCCACCCTCAACTACGGGATGTCCGCCCTCTTCAGCCAGTTCTTCCCGGACTACAGCCCCACCGACATCAGCAAGGGCGTCTACCACCCGGTCGGGGCGACCCTGCAGGACCTGCGCTCCAACGACCAGACCGCGGTCCTCAGCCCCAGCGGCCTGGGCAACCTCTGCGCCGACTCCGTGCGGAACGTCCCCAACGGCATCGTCCAGAAGGCGCTCCTCGCCGCGGGCTGGAACGGGGATCCCGCCAGCCCGACCCTCGCGACCGCCGCCGGCCTCCTCGCCGGCAAGGGCTACGACCCGAACCCCTACGTCCTCGGCGTGGTGCCCACCGGCGTCATCCGGGACGGGCTGGACAAGAACGCCCCCATCTCCTTCGCCAACCTCTACAACGTGCTGCCCCTGGGCATCTCCCCCGACACCACGCAGGCCCTCCCCGTGGGCTACCCGCTGATGTCGGTGTACCTCACCTACGCGGACGTGCAGAAGCTCTGCGCCCTCCAGCTGCTGAGCCAGACCAACCTGACGCCCTCCGACTACTACCTGAACCTGTCCGGGGTCGCCTACGACCTGGACGCCACGGGATCGTACGCCTACTTCAAGTACGCCACCGCCGCCGCCGTCCTGAACGTGACCTCGGCCAAGGCCGCCGCGGGCAGCGCCAAGGCCGCCAAGGCCCTCCAGGACCTGGCCCTGCTGGCCACGGACTCGGGCGCGGCCCTGACCGGCGACATGGCCACGAACTCCTACGCCGCCGCCATGGTGGCCCTCAACGACCCCGCGGCCACGCTGTCCCCCGCCCTGATCGCGGCGAACCTCCCCGTCCTGGGCGAGGTCGCGACCCTCGCGGCCCAGGATTCGGCCGCCGGCACCATCAAGCTGCCCACGCGGATCTTCGCCCTGGCGACGGCCGCCATCGGCCAGGTGAAGGGCTTCGGGGCCACGGACCTGGCCTGCACCGGCACCGCCACCGCCCTCGCCACCTCCATCCGGCACCGGGTCGCGGGCGACCTCTACGCCGTGCTGATGATGGACGCGGCCCAGAGCAAGTTCGGCGCCGCCGTCACCGCCTACGCGAAGCCGACCGGGACGGAGACCGTCTCCGGCGCCAACCTGGCGGCGGCCATGGCCTACCGGATCAACCTCAACGGGCCGGTGGCCACCGTCACGGAGCTGAAGGAGTGGATGGCCCTCCTCATCAACCTCATCACCCCGCCCGCCTCCGGGGGCCACTTCACCTCCGGGACCGTGACCGGCGAGTACCTCTCCACCGGGTCCTTCACGGACTTCCCCACCGACGGCGCCGCCGTCACCGTGCGGAACGCGAGCTACCCCCTGGCCACCATCGGGCAGCTGATGGGCACCCTGGCCGCCCTGAAGGCCGCCGCCTGACGGAACCCGCCTGAAACCCGGACCGGGGGGCCGCGAGGCCCCCCGGCCTTTTCCCCGGAGCCCCCATGACCCGTCTGCAGGGTGCCCACGTCCTCATCACCGGCGCGGCCAGCGGCATCGGCCGGCTCATGGCCCTGGGCGCCCGGGACCGGGGGGCCCGCCTCACCCTCCTGGACCGGGACGGGGCGGGCCTGGCGGCGGTCCTCGCCGAACTGGGGGAAGGGCACGCCGGCTACGCCGTGGACCTGGCGGACCGGGCCGCCACCCTCGCGGCCGCGGACCAGGTGCTGCGGGAGCGGGGGCCCGTCGAGGTGCTCGTGAACAACGCGGGGATCGTCACCGGCCGGCCCATCCTGGACTGTTCCGAGGACGCCATCGAGCGCACCTTCCGGGTGAACACCCTGGCCCTCTTCTGGCTCACCCGCGCCTTCCTGCCCGGCATGCTCGCCCAGGGCCGCGGCCACGTGGTGACCCTCGCCAGCGCCGCCGGCCTGGGCGGCACCTCCCGCCTCACCGACTACTGCGCCTCCAAGTTCGCCGCCGTCGGCTTCGACGAATCCCTCCGCCTGGAGCTGAAGCGCCTCGGCCACCCGGTGCGCACCACCCTCGTGTGCCCCTTCTACATCGACACGGGCATGTTCGCGGGGGTGCGCACCCGCTTCCCGTGGCTCCTGCCCATCCTCCGGCCCGAGTACGTGGCCCGGCGGGTGCTCGGCGCGGTGGCCTCCAACCGGAAGCGCCTGATCCTCCCCCGGTTCGTGCTGGCCGTCCTGGCCGTGAAGGTCCTGCCGCCGACCCTCTACGACGCCATCCTGGGGTTCTTCGGGGTGAACCGCACCATGGACGAATTCCGGGGCCGCTGAAGCCGCCAGGGGGCGCCTGGGAAAAGACAGGCACCCTGCCGAGCGTGGCCCCGATGACGCTAGGATCAAAGGGTCCCCGGGGCCTCCCGGGCACCCTGGGGAAGGTCCATGAACTTCGAGCGGTCGAGGCGGTGGGGTCGGTGGGTCCTGGCGGGCGCCCTTCTGGGCGCGCTGGCGGGCGGGTTGCCCCTGGACGCCGGCCTCATCGCCATCCGCGCCCGGGGTCCCATCCGCCCTGACGGCCGCATGGCGGAACCGGACTGGGACCGGGCCCCCGCCGCGACGGGCTTCAAGGAATCCTGGCCGGAGTTCGGCCTGGACTCGGCCCTGCCCACCTACGTCAAGGTGCTCTACGACGACAACTATCTGTACGTGGGCGCCCGCATGGACCGAGGGGCGGGCAACGGTCCGGCCCGGCGTCTGCATCGCCGGGACCAGGACAGCCAGACGGACTGGTTCTCGGTGTACATCGACAGCCGCCGGGACCGGCGCACCGCCTTCGGCTTCATGGTCAACGCCGCGGGTGTCCAGCGGGACGCCATCTTCACGGGGGACTCCTCGTCCGCGGACGCCAGCTGGGACGCGGTCTGGGAAAGCGGCGTCCGGGTGGATGACCGGGGCTGGACCGCGGTCCTGAAGATCCCCCTGTCGGCCCTCCGCATGGCCAACGGCTCCGAGCGCCAGGTCTGGGGCATCAACTTCAGCCGCACGGCCCACGGGAGCGTGCGGGAGACCAGCTACTGGGATCTGCCCCCCCGGGGGGAGAACGCCTTCGCCAGCCGGTTTCCGGACCTGGAGGGCATCGAGGGGGTGCGGCCGCGCCTCCGCCGGGAATGGATCCCCTTCCTGAGCCTCCAGCGCAAGGCCAGCACCGCCAATGTGTACGATGACCGCGGCTGGAAGGGGAACACGGGTCTGGACGCGCACCTGGGCCTCAGCCCCTCCGCCTCCCTCGACCTGGCCGTCCGCCCCGACTTCGCCCAGGTGGAGGTGGACCAGGCCGTGCTCAACCTGTCCACCGTGGAGACCCTCTTCCCGGAGAAGCGCCCCTTCTTCCTGGAGGGCATGGAGCTCTTCCAGGTTCCGGGCACCCGCCTCTTCTACAGCCGGCGCATCGGCCGCAGCCTGGCCAGCCCCGACCTGGAGGACGGCCAGACCCTCCTGGAGGGGCCCGCCACGGCC
Encoded here:
- a CDS encoding bifunctional metallophosphatase/5'-nucleotidase, translated to MNRKAFPLAAGSILFALLTGCSLSSPEGPKAVGDPADGATLTLLQTTDVHHHAAGTGPMSATDIGATGGYARVAAYVNAVRAASGTTPVVLVDSGDWTMGTLYDLTDSAQPMGTFFLDTLRYDCAALGNHEFDYTPKGLASILSVSQAKFGFRTPLVASNTVLNGNADLAPYWGTAVHATYTKTLPNGLKVGFFGLMGKEAAAAAPAAAPVTFTDYSANWTFVQNIVNDLRNTQGCHVVVALSHAGTDVATGGATGEDITLAQHVTGIDIIASGHTHNPSPDASAARAVTNGAWTTQVICAGAYSANVARVDLAWHKTAKNTTLTASSNKAMTDASLAGLGVNPPRDGAQTVFVGQADATLNYGMSALFSQFFPDYSPTDISKGVYHPVGATLQDLRSNDQTAVLSPSGLGNLCADSVRNVPNGIVQKALLAAGWNGDPASPTLATAAGLLAGKGYDPNPYVLGVVPTGVIRDGLDKNAPISFANLYNVLPLGISPDTTQALPVGYPLMSVYLTYADVQKLCALQLLSQTNLTPSDYYLNLSGVAYDLDATGSYAYFKYATAAAVLNVTSAKAAAGSAKAAKALQDLALLATDSGAALTGDMATNSYAAAMVALNDPAATLSPALIAANLPVLGEVATLAAQDSAAGTIKLPTRIFALATAAIGQVKGFGATDLACTGTATALATSIRHRVAGDLYAVLMMDAAQSKFGAAVTAYAKPTGTETVSGANLAAAMAYRINLNGPVATVTELKEWMALLINLITPPASGGHFTSGTVTGEYLSTGSFTDFPTDGAAVTVRNASYPLATIGQLMGTLAALKAAA
- a CDS encoding SDR family oxidoreductase is translated as MTRLQGAHVLITGAASGIGRLMALGARDRGARLTLLDRDGAGLAAVLAELGEGHAGYAVDLADRAATLAAADQVLRERGPVEVLVNNAGIVTGRPILDCSEDAIERTFRVNTLALFWLTRAFLPGMLAQGRGHVVTLASAAGLGGTSRLTDYCASKFAAVGFDESLRLELKRLGHPVRTTLVCPFYIDTGMFAGVRTRFPWLLPILRPEYVARRVLGAVASNRKRLILPRFVLAVLAVKVLPPTLYDAILGFFGVNRTMDEFRGR